A section of the Bacillus sp. HSf4 genome encodes:
- the lepA gene encoding translation elongation factor 4: MTDKDKRLQRQSRIRNFSIIAHIDHGKSTLADRILEKTAAITQREMKEQLLDSMDLERERGITIKLNSVQLKYQAKDGEEYIFHLIDTPGHVDFTYEVSRSLAACEGAILVVDAAQGIEAQTLANVYLALDNDLEILPVINKIDLPSAEPERVRQEVEDVIGLDASEAVLASAKAGIGIEEILEQIVEKVPAPSGDPDAPLQALIFDSLYDAYRGVVAYIRVVQGTVKAGQKIKMMATGKEFEVTEVGVFTPKAVPVDELTVGDVGFLTAAIKNVGDTRVGDTITSAENPAPEALPGYRKLNPMVYCGLYPIDTAKYNDLREALEKLELNDSSLQYEAETSQALGFGFRCGFLGMLHMEIIQERIEREFKIDLITTAPSVIYDVYMTDGEKIIVDNPSNMPDPQKIDRVEEPFVKATMMVPNDFVGAVMELCQGKRGQFIDMQYLDANRVSIVYEIPLAEIVYEFFDQLKSNTKGYASFDYELIGYKPSKLVKMDIMLNGEKIDALSFIVHRDYAYERGKVIVEKLKELIPRQQFEVPVQAAIGTKIVARSTIKAMRKNVLAKCYGGDISRKRKLLEKQKEGKRRMKQVGSVEVPQEAFMAVLKMDDSGQKS; this comes from the coding sequence GTGACAGACAAAGACAAACGATTGCAAAGACAGTCGAGAATCCGGAATTTCTCGATTATCGCCCATATCGACCACGGAAAATCAACCCTGGCTGATCGAATATTGGAAAAAACGGCGGCAATCACTCAAAGAGAAATGAAAGAGCAATTGCTCGACTCGATGGATTTAGAACGCGAAAGAGGAATCACCATTAAACTGAACTCCGTACAGCTCAAATATCAAGCAAAAGACGGAGAGGAATATATTTTTCATCTGATCGATACCCCGGGACACGTCGACTTCACCTATGAGGTGTCAAGAAGCTTGGCCGCCTGTGAAGGCGCGATTCTTGTCGTTGATGCCGCCCAGGGGATCGAGGCGCAGACACTGGCAAACGTCTACCTTGCCCTCGACAACGACCTCGAAATCCTGCCGGTCATCAATAAAATCGACCTGCCGAGCGCTGAGCCTGAGCGCGTCCGCCAGGAAGTGGAGGACGTCATTGGTCTTGATGCTTCGGAAGCCGTCCTTGCCTCGGCAAAAGCCGGCATCGGAATTGAAGAGATCCTTGAGCAGATCGTTGAAAAGGTCCCAGCTCCAAGCGGCGATCCTGATGCGCCTCTGCAAGCTTTGATTTTTGATTCGCTGTATGATGCCTACAGGGGTGTTGTCGCCTATATCAGGGTAGTGCAGGGAACGGTGAAGGCCGGTCAAAAAATTAAGATGATGGCGACCGGAAAGGAGTTTGAAGTCACTGAAGTCGGGGTGTTCACACCTAAGGCTGTTCCGGTTGACGAATTAACGGTCGGCGATGTCGGCTTTTTGACCGCTGCGATCAAAAACGTCGGGGACACTCGTGTGGGGGATACGATTACAAGCGCGGAGAACCCTGCGCCGGAAGCATTGCCAGGTTACAGAAAACTGAACCCGATGGTCTATTGCGGACTGTATCCGATCGATACAGCGAAATACAACGATTTGCGGGAAGCGCTCGAAAAACTTGAGCTCAATGATTCATCCCTGCAGTATGAAGCTGAAACATCGCAAGCCCTTGGATTCGGTTTCCGCTGCGGTTTCCTTGGGATGCTGCACATGGAAATCATTCAGGAACGGATTGAACGCGAATTTAAAATCGATCTGATCACGACGGCGCCGAGCGTTATTTATGACGTCTACATGACAGACGGTGAAAAGATCATCGTCGACAACCCGTCAAATATGCCTGATCCGCAAAAGATTGACCGGGTGGAGGAACCGTTCGTCAAGGCGACGATGATGGTGCCGAACGACTTTGTCGGAGCGGTCATGGAGCTGTGCCAAGGTAAACGCGGCCAGTTTATCGATATGCAGTATCTTGATGCAAACCGCGTCAGCATTGTTTATGAAATCCCGCTGGCTGAAATCGTTTATGAATTTTTCGACCAGCTCAAATCGAATACGAAAGGCTATGCATCATTCGATTATGAGTTAATCGGATATAAACCGTCCAAGCTTGTGAAAATGGATATTATGCTGAACGGCGAAAAAATCGACGCCCTTTCCTTTATCGTTCATCGCGATTATGCGTATGAGCGCGGAAAGGTCATCGTCGAAAAGCTGAAGGAATTGATTCCGCGCCAGCAATTTGAAGTGCCGGTTCAAGCTGCCATCGGCACAAAAATTGTCGCCCGTTCAACGATCAAGGCGATGCGGAAAAACGTCTTGGCGAAATGCTACGGCGGAGATATTTCCCGAAAGCGCAAATTGCTAGAAAAGCAAAAGGAAGGAAAGCGAAGAATGAAACAGGTCGGTTCTGTCGAAGTACCGCAGGAAGCCTTCATGGCTGTCCTGAAAATGGACGACAGCGGCCAGAAATCATAA
- the gpr gene encoding GPR endopeptidase has product MDNQKLDLSQYTVRTDLAVEAKDLAQEKEAAPTNKLKGFTIKEYEEDGIKIQTMDIDEEGAKLSGKKAGRYLTFETQGIRHQDSDMQDNVINVFAKEFSAFLDYLNIQKDASCLIVGLGNWNVTPDSLGPLVTESLLVTRHLFKLQPENVEDGYRPVSALSPGVMGLTGIETSDIIQGVIDRSKPDFVIAIDALASRAIERVNSTIQISDTGIHPGSGVGNKRKELSKETLGIPVIAIGVPTVVDAVTITSDTIDYMLKHFGREMKDDSPSRSLVPAGMSFGKKKVLTDEDLPDEQERKSFLGIVGGLAEDEKRQLIYEVLAPLGHNLMVTPKEVDTFIDDMANVIANGLNTALHEQVSQENKGMYNH; this is encoded by the coding sequence ATGGACAATCAAAAGCTCGACTTAAGTCAATATACCGTGCGGACAGATTTGGCCGTTGAGGCAAAGGATTTAGCGCAGGAAAAGGAAGCTGCCCCGACAAATAAGCTGAAAGGATTTACAATCAAAGAGTATGAAGAAGACGGCATCAAGATCCAGACGATGGATATTGATGAAGAAGGCGCAAAGCTGTCGGGAAAAAAAGCCGGCCGTTATCTGACGTTTGAGACCCAGGGCATCCGCCACCAGGACTCAGACATGCAAGACAATGTGATCAATGTGTTTGCAAAGGAATTTTCCGCTTTTCTGGACTATTTAAATATCCAAAAAGACGCCAGCTGTTTGATCGTAGGGCTTGGAAACTGGAATGTCACGCCGGATTCGCTTGGACCGCTGGTCACCGAAAGCCTATTGGTCACAAGGCACCTGTTTAAGCTGCAGCCGGAAAATGTCGAGGATGGATATCGTCCGGTCAGCGCGCTTTCGCCTGGAGTGATGGGCCTGACGGGGATCGAGACGAGCGATATTATCCAGGGTGTGATCGACCGCTCAAAACCTGATTTTGTGATTGCCATTGATGCTCTGGCATCTAGAGCGATCGAAAGGGTCAACTCTACCATCCAAATTTCTGACACCGGAATCCATCCCGGATCTGGCGTAGGAAATAAAAGAAAAGAGCTGAGCAAGGAGACGCTCGGCATCCCTGTCATTGCAATCGGCGTTCCGACCGTTGTCGATGCGGTAACCATAACAAGCGATACGATCGATTATATGCTCAAGCACTTCGGCCGGGAGATGAAAGATGACAGTCCGTCCCGCTCCCTCGTTCCGGCGGGGATGAGCTTTGGGAAAAAGAAAGTGCTCACTGATGAAGATCTTCCTGATGAACAAGAGCGCAAATCGTTTCTCGGCATCGTCGGAGGCCTGGCAGAGGATGAAAAGAGACAGCTTATTTATGAAGTGCTTGCTCCGCTGGGCCATAATTTAATGGTGACGCCAAAAGAAGTCGATACATTTATCGATGATATGGCCAATGTCATTGCAAACGGGCTGAACACCGCACTTCATGAACAAGTGTCACAGGAAAACAAAGGGATGTACAACCACTAA
- the rpsT gene encoding 30S ribosomal protein S20: MPNIKSAIKRTKTNNERRAHNATIKSAMRTAIKQVETLVSNNEADKAKAALSAAAKKIDKAAKKGLVHKNTAARYKSSLAKKVNGLSA; the protein is encoded by the coding sequence TTGCCAAACATTAAATCAGCGATCAAACGCACAAAAACAAACAACGAGCGCCGCGCACACAACGCTACAATCAAATCTGCAATGCGCACTGCGATCAAACAAGTTGAAACGCTTGTAAGCAACAACGAAGCAGACAAAGCGAAAGCAGCTCTTTCTGCAGCAGCGAAGAAAATCGATAAAGCAGCGAAAAAAGGTCTTGTCCACAAAAACACTGCAGCTCGTTACAAATCAAGCCTAGCAAAAAAAGTGAACGGACTTTCTGCATAA
- a CDS encoding YqxA family protein, which produces MASFLGKCILACAVMFFGVLFGMQQANNGMIEMKGYQDPDLKGALTVSEGDAKEASILGHEVDLEEKQKELEQLEAFNLFSSAGRALSDFVTNSARSVYDWVKEKTE; this is translated from the coding sequence GTGGCTTCTTTTCTGGGGAAATGCATACTGGCTTGCGCTGTCATGTTTTTCGGTGTGCTGTTCGGCATGCAGCAGGCGAATAACGGGATGATCGAAATGAAGGGCTATCAGGACCCTGATTTAAAAGGCGCCCTCACGGTTTCCGAAGGAGACGCAAAAGAGGCGTCCATCCTCGGCCATGAAGTCGATTTGGAAGAAAAACAGAAAGAGCTTGAACAACTGGAAGCATTCAACCTTTTTTCTTCTGCCGGCCGCGCGCTGTCCGATTTTGTTACAAACTCCGCCAGGTCGGTTTATGACTGGGTGAAAGAGAAAACCGAATAG
- a CDS encoding stage II sporulation protein P: MKRRGRNRQLVLAVNGRNAVKAVFLFIASLVLIFILSGALTSLRPELRPSSTLYRVADELGGETFGRILGMENHYFASELPEPHKKFELSPLILKLATSINLKDPRSFLGRELPGFSHYDSEILVAGQGTDYTNMPSESQPPTEVLKEEREANLAELEGTGKEREEKKSPPEQSTGDRKVVFIYNTHNTESYLPFLKGETNPNLAIHSKANVTIVSDMFGDALESQGVGAMVDKTDVQANLKKKGWDYSRSYDQSRPVVKEAMAENKNLEYFIDIHRDASRKKTTTTTINGKSYARLAFVIGKKSSNFEANFKLAKELHDRLEKKYPGLSRGVISKGASGDNGVYNQDLNERSILIEFGGVDNNRKELERSADAMADVFSEMYWDAEKVDGNSGEDDKTKQ; encoded by the coding sequence ATGAAAAGAAGAGGCAGAAACCGTCAGTTGGTTCTGGCTGTAAATGGAAGAAACGCGGTGAAGGCGGTCTTCCTGTTTATCGCAAGCCTTGTGTTGATTTTTATTTTGTCAGGAGCACTTACATCTCTCCGTCCTGAATTAAGGCCGTCTTCAACATTGTATCGGGTGGCGGATGAGCTGGGGGGCGAGACATTCGGCCGCATTTTAGGGATGGAAAACCACTACTTTGCTTCCGAGCTGCCTGAACCCCATAAGAAGTTCGAGCTTTCACCTCTGATCCTGAAGCTGGCGACAAGCATTAATTTAAAAGATCCGCGCAGCTTTCTCGGCCGCGAGCTCCCGGGCTTTTCCCATTATGATTCAGAAATTCTCGTGGCGGGGCAGGGGACGGATTATACGAACATGCCATCTGAATCTCAGCCGCCGACCGAAGTGTTAAAAGAAGAAAGAGAAGCAAACCTTGCAGAGCTTGAAGGGACCGGGAAAGAGAGAGAAGAGAAGAAAAGTCCGCCTGAGCAGTCCACAGGGGACCGCAAAGTCGTATTTATTTACAACACCCATAATACGGAATCCTATCTTCCCTTTTTAAAGGGTGAGACCAATCCGAATCTTGCCATTCATTCAAAGGCCAATGTTACGATTGTCAGCGATATGTTCGGTGATGCGCTGGAATCCCAAGGCGTCGGCGCGATGGTTGACAAAACGGATGTTCAGGCGAACCTGAAGAAAAAGGGCTGGGATTATTCGCGGTCATATGACCAATCTAGACCGGTTGTTAAAGAAGCGATGGCCGAAAATAAAAATCTCGAGTATTTTATCGACATTCACAGGGATGCGTCCCGCAAAAAAACGACGACAACGACGATCAACGGGAAAAGCTATGCACGGCTCGCGTTTGTGATCGGCAAAAAAAGCTCCAATTTTGAAGCCAACTTCAAGCTGGCGAAAGAGCTGCATGACCGGCTTGAAAAAAAATACCCCGGCTTAAGCCGCGGCGTTATATCCAAAGGCGCTTCTGGGGATAATGGGGTCTATAACCAGGATTTAAATGAACGCTCCATTTTAATAGAGTTTGGCGGCGTTGACAATAACCGCAAGGAACTCGAACGGTCCGCGGACGCCATGGCGGACGTCTTCAGCGAAATGTATTGGGATGCTGAGAAGGTCGATGGCAATTCAGGTGAAGACGATAAGACAAAACAATAG
- a CDS encoding RNA polymerase alpha subunit C-terminal domain-containing protein: MTTSKKNLRTCSKGHQYYKSSDCPVCPICEQERKPDNGFLSLLSAPARRALEHNGITSLQQLSKYSEKEILKFHGMGPASLPKLRAVLNENGLTFKS; encoded by the coding sequence ATGACAACCTCAAAAAAGAATTTAAGGACTTGCAGCAAAGGACACCAGTATTATAAAAGCAGTGATTGTCCTGTTTGCCCGATTTGTGAGCAAGAGCGCAAACCTGACAACGGATTTCTTTCATTACTCTCTGCACCAGCCAGACGAGCATTGGAACACAATGGAATAACTTCTTTGCAGCAGCTATCAAAATACAGCGAAAAAGAGATTTTGAAATTTCACGGTATGGGGCCGGCATCTTTACCTAAATTAAGGGCTGTTTTGAATGAAAATGGGTTAACATTTAAAAGCTAG